The DNA window ttttttttaaagctaagaaaaatgaagattACTTTGACAATGTATCAAGTACTTCTTTGGATTCTTTGGCCAATTTGATGATTTTGTCTTTGTCCTCCATcgcattttctatttcttcattttgcTCCATAATCTCCATAAGAAATTCTGGATTCAAACTGGTGGTCGCTTCTGGTATCGATATACCTTTtaattgtaacatatataacCCTCTTTTTAATGGATGCACCAATGTACTATAAGCCTTATTTATTAGAGAAGATAAATTCTCTGAGAtttgtctttctttctatcgACAGTTAAAACAAATTTGCTTATAGATACAGAAAGGACATTTcgataatcttaaattaagaGGCTTGTGATAGAAAATTGTgtgcttataaataaatacttgcCTCAGATTTGTTACCAAATTTATCAGGatgtaacattttttgcaatgctgtatattttttatgtatttcttcatttaccacattataattttttttaattcctatGATGTCGAAATAGTCCAAGTTCTGTGGTAATTCCTGCAACACCTTGCACTTTGAACAGAACAGGTcagatttgtatatataattgcaattccAACATTTAATTGGGCTGTCACTGCAGAAACGTAAACTTCCCGATAATTGGATCGCAGGGTGAATCGTATTCCTCGATGCATGATACGAATACAGCTTGCATTGCTGCTTGATCGGGCTTATTGCCATCgtggattttttaataattctcgtcaaaaacattttttcaatgtaatcTCATATCATATAATCTATGTCAtgtacgatacaattatcgcaCATTACTTATCTGAGCTGTTGTCCAAGGTGGTACTTGAATTTTACAACTTCCGCCTCTCTCCTGCTCTCTCCGATAAAGCGCTATCAGACCGTGTCGGGGCGCGATAACAATAGCAACTTTAGGTTAGATCAAGTGTCTATGCAGAACAGATGGTTCAGTATAGGAATTTACAACTCTACatctgatttataatattatatctcgaTTTAAGGAGGGACAAGAGGGATTATGAATTCAATCAAGAAGCGCGGTTACGAGAACAATACTTGTCATAGAATTTGACGAAAGCTAGAATCGTGCGAGTGTCTTCGAGCTTTTTTCAAGCTCTTTAGTCCCCGGGAAAACACAGCGAAATGGGAGATCATCGACAACAGTTgagcaatttaattaaatggttGGGTACATTCGATCTTCAAGCGCCACATAACTCTGCAGAGGATATAAGCGATGGGGTTGCCCTGGCGGAAGCCTTGGCCCAGATTGCACCAGAGTGGTTCACAGCGGTATGGAAGGCGAAGATTAAGATTGACGTGGGTGCCAACTGGCGTCTTAGAGTAAgcaatatgaaaaagattgtGGAGGCTGTGATGGAATATTATATGGAATGTTTGAATCAGCAATTGTCAGGCTACGTCAAGCCAGACGCGATCAAAATCGGTGAGCATTGTGACAGCGATGAGCTGCGTCGTTTATTACAGCTAATTCTTGGCTGCGCTGTCAATTGTGATCAAAAGCAACAATACATCACCAAAATAATGGGTATGGAGGAGACTGTACAG is part of the Cataglyphis hispanica isolate Lineage 1 chromosome 18, ULB_Chis1_1.0, whole genome shotgun sequence genome and encodes:
- the LOC126856304 gene encoding iron-sulfur cluster co-chaperone protein HscB, encoding MFLTRIIKKSTMAISPIKQQCKLYSYHASRNTIHPAIQLSGSLRFCSDSPIKCWNCNYIYKSDLFCSKCKVLQELPQNLDYFDIIGIKKNYNVVNEEIHKKYTALQKMLHPDKFGNKSEKERQISENLSSLINKAYSTLVHPLKRGLYMLQLKGISIPEATTSLNPEFLMEIMEQNEEIENAMEDKDKIIKLAKESKEVLDTLSKQVAEAFNKEDIETATKILIKMKYYDTIDNRLKRLKHDLGIVE